In one Ictalurus furcatus strain D&B chromosome 10, Billie_1.0, whole genome shotgun sequence genomic region, the following are encoded:
- the nlgn1 gene encoding neuroligin-1 isoform X2, whose translation MVFIHGGSYMEGTGNMFDGSILASYGNVIVITLNYRLGVLGFLSTGDQAAKGNYGLLDQIQALRWTSENIAFFGGDPLRITVFGSGAGASCVNLLTLSHYSEGNRWSNSTKGLFQRAIAQSGTALSSWAVSFQPAKYARMLARKVGCDYHDTVELVECLQKKDYKELVEQDIQPARYHIAFGPVIDGDVIPDDPQILMEQGEFLNYDIMLGVNQGEGLKFVELVVDGDSGVQANDFDYAVSSFVDDLYGYPEGKDVLRETIKFMYTDWADRHNPETRRKTLLALFTDHQWVAPAVATADLHSSFGSPTYFYAFYHHCQTEQVPAWADAAHGDEIPYVFGLPMIGPTELFPCNFSKNDVMLSAVVMTYWTNFAKTGDPNQPVPQDTKFIHTKPNRFEEVAWTRYNQKEQLYLHIGLKPRVKEHYRANKVNLWLELVPHLHTLNEVTQVVSSTSTTTKVPAPDETPRTPKKMPANTKRPFPTPLPTETQDANQNQNHNQPFLVEQRDYSTELSVTIAVGASLLFLNILAFAALYYKKDKRRHDGHRRGSPQRTNATSQLAPVPDEELMSLQMKRGELERECPLVLRSGCPPDYTLAMRRSPDDVPLMSANTITVLPSTMPSALGPLHPFNSYAGVQHNNTLPHPHPHSHSTTRV comes from the exons GTTTTTTAAGCACAGGAGACCAGGCGGCCAAAGGCAACTATGGGCTCTTAGATCAGATCCAGGCGCTGCGTTGGACTAGTGAAAACATTGCCTTCTTTGGTGGTGACCCTTTACGCATTACAGTTTTTGGATCTGGGGCTGGGGCATCTTGTGTGAACCTCCTCACGCTGTCCCATTATTCTGAAGGTAACCGCTGGAGCAATTCGACCAAAG GCTTGTTCCAGAGAGCCATAGCTCAGAGCGGCACGGCCCTGTCCAGCTGGGCAGTGAGTTTCCAACCAGCTAAATACGCACGCATGCTGGCCAGAAAGGTAGGATGCGACTATCACGACACAGTGGAACTGGTGGAGTGCTTGCAGAAGAAGGACTACAAGGAGCTGGTGGAGCAGGACATCCAGCCTGCACGCTACCACATTGCCTTTGGCCCAGTCATTGATGGTGACGTGATCCCGGACGACCCGCAGATTCTCATGGAGCAGGGCGAGTTCCTCAATTACGACATTATGCTGGGTGTGAACCAGGGTGAGGGTCTCAAGTTTGTTGAGCTGGTGGTGGATGGAGACAGTGGTGTGCAGGCCAATGACTTTGACTACGCTGTGTCCAGCTTCGTGGACGACCTATACGGCTACCCTGAGGGCAAGGATGTGCTGCGCGAGACCATCAAGTTCATGTACACGGATTGGGCTGATCGGCACAATCCAGAGACCCGTCGGAAAACACTGCTGGCGCTCTTTACTGACCACCAGTGGGTAGCGCCTGCTGTGGCCACAGCTGACCTGCACTCCAGCTTCGGCTCGCCCACTTACTTTTATGCTTTCTACCACCACTGCCAGACAGAGCAGGTGCCCGCGTGGGCGGATGCAGCTCATGGAGATGAGATCCCTTATGTCTTTGGCCTGCCTATGATCGGCCCTACTGAGCTCTTTCCCTGCAACTTCTCCAAGAATGATGTGATGCTCAGTGCTGTGGTCATGACCTACTGGACCAACTTTGCTAAAACGGG TGACCCCAACCAACCAGTGCCGCAGGACACCAAGTTCATCCACACCAAACCCAACCGCTTTGAGGAGGTAGCGTGGACGAGGTACAACCAGAAGGAGCAGCTGTATCTGCACATTGGCTTGAAACCACGTGTCAAGGAGCACTACCGTGCTAACAAGGTCAACCTGTGGCTCGAGCTTGTCCCGCACTTACACACCCTCAACGAGGTCACACAGGTTGTTTCatccaccagcaccaccaccaagGTGCCTGCACCAGACGAGACGCCACGGACTCCCAAGAAGATGCCAGCCAACACCAAGAGGCCCTTTCCCACACCTCTCCCCACTGAGACACAGGATGCAAACCAAAATCAGAACCACAACCAACCGTTCCTGGTGGAGCAACGTGACTACTCTACCGAGCTGAGTGTCACCATCGCTGTTGGAGCTTCTCTGCTCTTTCTCAACATCCTGGCCTTCGCTGCACTCTACTACAAAAAGGACAAGCGGCGGCATGATGGGCATCGGCGTGGAAGCCCTCAGCGCACCAATGCCACCAGTCAACTGGCACCTGTACCTGACGAGGAGCTCATGTCGCTGCAGATGAAGCGTGGTGAGCTGGAGCGTGAGTGCCCACTTGTCTTGAGGAGCGGCTGTCCACCTGACTACACCTTAGCCATGCGTCGCTCACCTGACGACGTACCTCTCATGAGCGCCAACACCATCACCGTCTTGCCCAGCACCATGCCCAGCGCCCTCGGGCCGTTGCATCCGTTCAACAGCTACGCAGGAGTGCAGcacaacaacacactgcccCACCCACATCCCCATTCGCACTCCACAACCAGAGTATAg